A genomic window from Chitinophaga pollutisoli includes:
- a CDS encoding phosphatidylserine decarboxylase family protein, with protein MTIHREGKATIALTFAVLALLNIAVFYFLYDSPVMCWTILGISLVFFLFIVSFFRIPSREMQFDEKLVIAPADGKIVVIEETVEGEYFKDKRLQVSIFMSPANVHVNRNPISGSVKLSQYHAGKYLVAWHPKASTENERHTVVIGNGKTDILVRQIAGALARRIVNYLKPGMEVKQNMEMGFIKFGSRVDIYLPVGTKVNVNLEQIVRGGQTVIAELA; from the coding sequence ATGACGATCCATCGTGAGGGCAAAGCTACCATCGCCCTAACATTCGCCGTACTGGCGCTGCTCAACATCGCAGTGTTTTATTTCCTTTACGATTCGCCGGTAATGTGCTGGACGATTTTGGGAATCTCCCTCGTGTTTTTCCTGTTCATCGTATCGTTTTTCCGCATCCCTTCCCGCGAGATGCAATTCGACGAGAAGCTGGTGATCGCCCCGGCCGACGGCAAGATCGTGGTGATTGAGGAAACCGTGGAAGGGGAATACTTCAAGGATAAGCGCCTCCAGGTGTCCATCTTCATGAGCCCCGCCAACGTCCACGTAAACCGCAACCCCATCAGCGGCAGCGTGAAGCTGAGCCAATACCACGCGGGCAAGTACCTCGTGGCCTGGCACCCTAAAGCATCCACGGAAAACGAACGCCATACGGTTGTTATCGGCAACGGCAAAACCGACATCCTGGTACGCCAGATCGCCGGCGCCCTCGCCCGCCGCATCGTGAATTACCTCAAGCCCGGCATGGAAGTGAAACAGAATATGGAGATGGGTTTCATCAAATTCGGCTCCCGCGTGGACATCTACCTGCCCGTGGGCACCAAAGTGAACGTAAACCTCGAACAGATCGTGCGCGGCGGGCAAACGGTGATAGCGGAACTGGCTTGA
- a CDS encoding SDR family oxidoreductase produces the protein MFAIITGASKGIGKAVAEKLAAEGFDVAICARNVQALDETAAAIRQQSPRAKVLALPVDMGDKQAVLSFAAAVRGEFGEVPDILVNNAGIFVPGAVHEEEDGHLEKMMAVNLYSAYHLTRAFIPAMKAAKKGHVFNLCSTASHKAYPNGGSYSITKFALLGFSKNLREEMKPHGVKVTSISPGPVLTASWEGFEGPADRLMEPADVASMLWAAYHLSPQAVIEDIVMRPQLGDLG, from the coding sequence ATGTTTGCAATCATTACAGGCGCCAGCAAAGGCATCGGGAAAGCGGTAGCGGAGAAGCTGGCGGCGGAGGGATTTGATGTAGCGATCTGTGCACGGAATGTGCAGGCGCTGGACGAAACGGCTGCGGCCATCCGGCAGCAAAGCCCCCGGGCCAAAGTGCTGGCCCTGCCGGTAGATATGGGCGACAAACAAGCGGTGCTCAGCTTCGCGGCAGCCGTTCGCGGGGAATTCGGCGAAGTGCCCGATATATTGGTGAACAATGCGGGGATCTTCGTGCCTGGCGCGGTGCATGAGGAGGAAGACGGGCATCTCGAAAAGATGATGGCCGTGAACCTTTACAGTGCGTACCATCTTACCCGTGCCTTCATCCCCGCCATGAAAGCCGCGAAGAAAGGACATGTATTCAACCTGTGCTCCACGGCCAGCCACAAGGCGTACCCGAACGGGGGATCGTATAGCATCACCAAATTCGCCCTGCTCGGTTTTTCGAAAAACCTGCGGGAAGAAATGAAACCCCACGGCGTGAAAGTCACCTCCATCAGCCCGGGCCCCGTGCTCACTGCCTCCTGGGAAGGGTTCGAGGGCCCGGCGGACCGCCTCATGGAGCCGGCAGATGTAGCGTCTATGCTGTGGGCGGCCTATCATCTCAGCCCCCAGGCGGTGATCGAAGACATTGTGATGCGCCCCCAGCTCGGGGATCTCGGATAG
- a CDS encoding YjjG family noncanonical pyrimidine nucleotidase: protein MRYKHIFFDLDHTLWDFEANSNATLQELYDAHDLAGIGIPSYTEFFTVYSGINEKLWDRFRKGYINRNELRIKRFTQTFLEFKRCDDALCQTLSDRFLEILPTKTALFPDTIEVLDYLRDRQYPLHLITNGFEETQKLKLENSKIGHYFTHIVTSESAGMLKPHKAIFDYAMQLSNTTAADSIMIGDTLEVDILGAQQAGMDQVYFAPGEVQAGVTPTYTIKTLSELKNIL from the coding sequence ATGAGATATAAACATATTTTTTTTGACCTGGACCATACGCTCTGGGATTTTGAAGCCAACTCCAACGCCACTTTGCAGGAATTGTACGACGCGCATGACCTCGCCGGCATCGGCATCCCCTCGTACACCGAGTTCTTCACCGTGTATTCCGGTATCAACGAAAAATTGTGGGACCGCTTCCGCAAAGGTTACATCAACCGTAACGAGCTCCGCATCAAACGTTTCACCCAAACTTTCCTGGAATTCAAACGCTGCGACGACGCCCTTTGCCAAACCCTCAGCGACCGGTTCCTCGAAATCCTCCCCACCAAAACCGCCCTTTTCCCCGATACCATCGAAGTGCTCGACTACCTCCGCGACAGGCAATACCCGCTCCACCTGATCACCAACGGTTTTGAGGAAACGCAGAAACTGAAGCTGGAAAATTCAAAGATCGGGCACTATTTCACCCATATCGTGACTTCCGAAAGCGCGGGCATGCTGAAGCCGCATAAAGCGATCTTCGATTATGCCATGCAATTGTCCAACACCACGGCGGCCGACAGCATCATGATCGGCGACACGCTGGAAGTGGATATCCTCGGGGCGCAACAGGCAGGAATGGACCAGGTGTATTTCGCGCCGGGCGAAGTGCAGGCGGGCGTTACCCCCACTTACACGATCAAAACGCTGTCGGAGCTGAAGAATATCCTGTAG
- a CDS encoding BatD family protein: protein MKFYTARLRKQFVLFIAALLTAAAAHAQEFRFTTQVNTNVVAQDEYFQVQFTLVNPANLSDFRAPAFNGFSVMQGPAVQQGMSNDNGRVTTYVAYSYTLAPTAPGNFTIPGATARVDGKTVRSNPVNIEVTRAGAPVKPQPQQAQPNYPQRRYPGEAQPGVLRPGDDPKEQLRKNVFVRVDVDKTNVYEGEQITATYKLYTRLPTNSSVTKVPAFKGFSAKDMDIPNPPRPTEEVVNGVPFNVFIIRKTLLFPLQSGELELDPAEVDNQVHFVKIGGQRRRPATNDPFGRDVFEDFFADDPLFGNTEYEVVPYRIQSPVVKVQVKPLPAEGRPASFNGAVGRFTMNATLDKNQLSTDDALSLKVAISGQGNVNLLNAPPLNIPPGFEKYDPSVTDNIEKNSNPLSGSRTFQYALMPQEKGDYKLPPVEFSYFDPAAKAYKTLTSEPFDVHVVQGKEVKREKADFGSQTELAGIRPGAGDWSKQRPFFFGKPLFWILFLLPALAIAGVAYYRRREKYINSNAALLRHRHANKVALKRLELAARYLKEGKDKAFYEETSRALWGYLSHKLRIPMAEISKQRVEDKLVKLGLSDSAKEQLFALADRCERALYAPGDSVELRQGAYQEAVEVITNIENEIKGRA, encoded by the coding sequence ATGAAGTTTTATACCGCCAGATTGAGAAAACAATTCGTTTTGTTCATCGCCGCGTTGCTGACGGCAGCGGCGGCCCATGCCCAGGAGTTCCGTTTCACCACGCAGGTCAACACCAACGTAGTGGCGCAGGATGAATATTTCCAGGTGCAGTTCACGCTCGTCAACCCCGCCAACCTCAGCGATTTCAGGGCGCCCGCGTTCAACGGTTTTTCCGTAATGCAGGGGCCCGCCGTGCAGCAGGGCATGTCTAACGACAATGGCCGTGTCACCACATACGTGGCGTATTCTTATACCCTGGCCCCAACGGCGCCGGGGAACTTCACCATTCCAGGCGCCACGGCGCGCGTGGATGGGAAAACCGTCCGCAGCAACCCCGTCAACATCGAGGTCACCCGCGCCGGCGCTCCCGTGAAACCGCAACCCCAGCAGGCGCAACCGAATTACCCGCAGCGCCGCTATCCCGGCGAAGCGCAGCCGGGCGTGCTCCGCCCGGGCGATGATCCGAAAGAACAACTGCGGAAGAACGTGTTCGTGCGCGTGGACGTGGATAAAACAAACGTGTATGAAGGTGAACAGATCACCGCCACGTATAAACTGTACACCCGCCTGCCCACGAACTCCAGCGTAACGAAAGTGCCCGCGTTCAAAGGGTTCTCCGCCAAGGATATGGACATTCCCAATCCGCCGCGGCCCACCGAAGAAGTGGTGAACGGCGTTCCCTTTAACGTTTTCATCATCCGCAAAACCCTCCTTTTCCCGCTGCAATCCGGCGAGCTGGAACTGGACCCCGCGGAAGTGGATAACCAGGTTCATTTCGTGAAGATCGGCGGTCAGCGCCGGCGCCCTGCCACCAATGATCCCTTCGGCCGCGATGTGTTCGAAGATTTCTTCGCGGACGATCCCTTGTTCGGCAATACCGAATACGAAGTGGTGCCGTACCGGATCCAGAGCCCCGTGGTGAAAGTGCAGGTAAAACCCCTGCCCGCCGAGGGCCGCCCCGCCAGCTTCAACGGCGCGGTGGGCCGCTTCACCATGAATGCCACACTCGATAAAAATCAACTCAGCACCGACGATGCGCTGTCGCTGAAGGTGGCTATCAGCGGGCAAGGCAACGTAAACCTGCTGAACGCGCCGCCGCTGAACATCCCGCCGGGCTTCGAGAAATACGATCCTTCCGTTACCGACAATATCGAGAAAAACAGCAATCCCCTCAGCGGCAGCCGCACGTTCCAGTACGCGCTTATGCCGCAGGAAAAAGGCGATTACAAATTGCCGCCCGTTGAGTTCTCCTATTTCGATCCTGCCGCGAAAGCTTACAAAACCCTCACTTCCGAGCCCTTCGACGTGCATGTGGTGCAAGGCAAGGAAGTGAAGCGCGAAAAAGCCGACTTCGGCAGCCAGACGGAACTGGCGGGCATCCGCCCGGGAGCCGGCGACTGGAGCAAGCAACGCCCGTTCTTCTTCGGCAAGCCCCTGTTCTGGATACTTTTCCTCCTGCCGGCGCTGGCGATCGCGGGTGTTGCGTACTACCGCCGCCGCGAAAAGTACATCAACTCCAACGCCGCCCTCCTGCGCCACCGCCACGCCAACAAAGTAGCGCTGAAGCGGCTGGAGCTGGCGGCACGATATCTCAAAGAAGGAAAAGACAAAGCATTCTACGAAGAAACTTCCCGCGCGCTGTGGGGATATCTCAGCCATAAGCTCCGCATCCCCATGGCCGAAATTTCCAAACAACGGGTAGAAGACAAGCTGGTAAAGCTGGGCCTCAGCGATTCCGCGAAAGAACAACTCTTTGCGCTGGCCGACCGCTGCGAGCGGGCGCTCTACGCGCCGGGCGATTCCGTGGAATTGCGCCAGGGCGCTTACCAGGAAGCCGTTGAAGTCATCACCAACATCGAAAACGAAATCAAAGGACGGGCGTAA